TTCCGTGGCAGTGAGTAGTCGTGCTCGTTTGAGTCGGCGCCCTGGAAAAGCGAGGAGGATAATTTCATGCCATTCACACCGCTCAGCCGTGACAACAGCTGAGCTAACATGCTCTCATTGGCCAGCACAGCTCGCAGGTACCTGGTCTCATCTTCCAATTCCTCCACTCGTTTGGTCAGTTGAGCGTTTTCTGTTTTGAGCGTGTTATTTTCCGTGGACATGATGCCCACCTGTTTTTCAAGGCTGTTAAcatattctttctttttaagACGATTCATCCGAGCAGCGATTGCATTTTTGTTGCTGACTTGGTTTGCTTGCCGTTGCTTATTTCTCATCTTCATGGCGGATGACCCACTCCCTGGAGAGGAGGCGGTTGATACGTCTGCACCAGAATCTTCATTCTTGCTGCTGTAAAAATGACCAAGCTCAAGGTCAAAGACTGGCGACGTTGTCTCTCCCTCAGGAGACCATTCCAGGTCTTCGATTCCCAGAAATTCATCCAACTCCGTTCTCATATTGAAGTCATCAACTTGGAACTCCTCGGGGAGACATGGGTGATGATCTTCTATAGTTTTCACAGCAGTGCTCACTTCAACCTCAAGGGACTTCAGTGGCGTGCTGCAATTGCCTCTTCTCCTGGTTATCATTTTGTTTGGACGTGGACAGTTGATAAATGTCCAGCAAGTGCAGAACTTATTCCTGTAAAGATAAAGAGAGTAGATGTTTACATTTCAATTTAAGAAACTTTTAAACTTAGTCGTAACAATTTATGATTTCAGGGCCTCTTACTATTAAAATATACTTTGCTAGATACACCTGTCCAAATGAATAATATTTAATCTGTGAGCTAGGTCAGCCATTCTACTTACTATAATGGATCCATTAGTACAATACTACACACCTATTTTAGAAATGGGCTTAAAtaaaatggaggaaaaaaaacttctcTGGAGCCTTGATGttcaacaaaaataattacaatatcaatcaacaATGTTTGGACTTTTGGCTTGTTACGTAAACATTACAAAACAACGTCATTTTAGCATGCTCACGGCCAAGCAAAACTTAAAACGTCGTGATGGCGAAACTTTAACGGCATTTAAGTTGCTATTCTGTATGCAGTAGTCCAGAAATGCCGAATTACAAAAGCACAAATGTTCGGAGCCATTCGCTTTAAGGCGCCACCATTTTACATGGAGCTCAACGACCGCATGCTTAACGTTTGACCCAGGCTACTACTCGACGGCTGCCGGAACTAGCCGAAACAAACAAAGTCCTTAAACACCTCTCGAGCGCACGTAAAATCCGATTAACGGTGCAAATCTTTGTTGATCAAATTTACTTGTTAAACGTCGTTACAGAACGAATACAGTTAGTGCAATTTATTTGCGTCCTACGTTATACTTTTTAGCGCATTTAACGAATGTTAGCAAGGCCCAGATCAAAGCAGATAAAAGCAATTACAAAGAACATCAAAGCTTAATCGAAAATGTTTTACCTTTCAGTTCCAAGAGAAAAGTAACGATTTATCCAAGTGTTTTTTTGAAGCAGTCGCCTAGTCCGATCGCGTCGTTCTTGCGAGCTTGTTTGCTAAAGCTAGTTTAAGCGCTAAATAAATACACGGGTGACGCACGACATCTGGACGGATAATTTACCGTTCTTCACAGACGTGGACGAAGTCGCGATGATACAGATGGGTGATCGTGGATGAAAATATCACAGTTTCGAATAATTTTCTCGGTAGTTCACAATGCGCACATCCAAAAGGTGGCTTGTCACGGGGAAGGCTCCGCAGGAACTGGAAGGCCTCCTAACTCAACTTTCA
This region of Syngnathus typhle isolate RoL2023-S1 ecotype Sweden linkage group LG2, RoL_Styp_1.0, whole genome shotgun sequence genomic DNA includes:
- the crebzf gene encoding CREB/ATF bZIP transcription factor, translated to MITRRRGNCSTPLKSLEVEVSTAVKTIEDHHPCLPEEFQVDDFNMRTELDEFLGIEDLEWSPEGETTSPVFDLELGHFYSSKNEDSGADVSTASSPGSGSSAMKMRNKQRQANQVSNKNAIAARMNRLKKKEYVNSLEKQVGIMSTENNTLKTENAQLTKRVEELEDETRYLRAVLANESMLAQLLSRLSGVNGMKLSSSLFQGADSNEHDYSLPRKRVKVEAKETSGGVCLHVDKNHVSVEFCTKCAASASAALKIFF